A single genomic interval of Bradyrhizobium sp. sBnM-33 harbors:
- a CDS encoding SDR family NAD(P)-dependent oxidoreductase: MIEPIIKPRRKNPLQRTRLPTSPPRARSRPSHGFTRAAAEGRFMLQRCGACGTFCYPARDACPTCLSADLALTDAPRRGTLLSETTLHVPADVHFRERAPWRIGLVAMECGPTLVTHLHADCEEGRPVVMSFQLDKSGQAVAFAHPERETPNMTDDRQWREMTADPKFRRVLVTNGRSIVGQETVAALKAAGASIVFVGLAEPWKPFRGEDALRAMEGVEIVSLDVGDERSVADLAADIGGKVDILVNTAEHVRAGGLLDRQGTSVVRDEIDQSYLGFVHLAQAFGPAMRMRGSDGVNSAAAWINILSVYALANWPVFGAYSASQAACLSLSHCLRAELRPGGVKVVNVFTGPLDIEWFQTVPPPKVAPRAVASAIVSALKRGLEDVFVGDVAEDIRQRLAANPKAVERELGA; encoded by the coding sequence ATGATCGAACCGATCATCAAACCGCGCCGGAAGAACCCTTTGCAGCGGACGCGGCTGCCGACGTCGCCGCCGCGCGCACGCAGCCGCCCGTCGCACGGTTTCACGCGGGCCGCCGCCGAGGGGCGCTTCATGCTGCAGCGCTGTGGTGCCTGCGGAACGTTCTGTTATCCGGCGCGCGATGCATGCCCCACGTGCCTTTCCGCCGATCTCGCCCTCACGGACGCGCCGCGGCGAGGGACGCTTTTGTCCGAAACGACGCTGCATGTCCCGGCGGACGTGCACTTCCGCGAGCGCGCGCCATGGCGCATCGGCCTGGTTGCGATGGAGTGCGGGCCAACCCTCGTGACGCACCTGCATGCCGATTGCGAAGAGGGCAGGCCGGTTGTGATGTCGTTCCAACTGGACAAGAGCGGGCAGGCCGTCGCCTTCGCGCACCCCGAACGTGAGACCCCCAACATGACGGATGACAGGCAGTGGCGTGAGATGACGGCTGATCCAAAATTCCGGCGCGTTCTGGTGACCAACGGGCGCAGCATCGTCGGTCAGGAAACGGTGGCTGCACTGAAGGCGGCGGGCGCGTCGATCGTGTTCGTCGGCCTCGCCGAGCCGTGGAAGCCGTTCCGCGGCGAGGATGCATTACGCGCCATGGAGGGCGTCGAGATCGTGTCGCTCGATGTCGGCGACGAGAGGTCGGTCGCCGATCTGGCGGCCGATATCGGCGGCAAGGTCGATATCCTCGTGAACACGGCCGAGCATGTCCGCGCCGGCGGGCTGCTCGATCGGCAAGGCACCAGCGTCGTGCGCGATGAGATCGACCAGAGCTATCTCGGTTTCGTGCATTTGGCGCAGGCGTTCGGGCCGGCGATGCGGATGCGGGGCTCCGATGGCGTCAACAGCGCCGCTGCCTGGATCAATATCCTCTCCGTCTATGCGCTGGCGAACTGGCCGGTGTTCGGCGCCTATTCGGCGTCACAGGCTGCTTGTCTGTCGCTGTCGCACTGCCTGCGGGCGGAGCTTCGGCCCGGCGGTGTCAAGGTGGTGAACGTGTTCACCGGGCCGCTCGATATCGAATGGTTCCAGACGGTGCCGCCGCCGAAGGTGGCGCCCCGCGCGGTGGCGAGTGCGATCGTGTCGGCGCTCAAGC
- a CDS encoding organic hydroperoxide resistance protein, translated as MLQPDKILYEAEVTATGGRDGKAASDDGLLSVSLSLPKSLGGPGGPGTNPEQLFAAGYAACFLGAVKLVARTRKITPSAEPTVTAKVGMGPVAVGYALTVELKVLLPGLEKSVAEEVVAGAHERCPYSNATRGNIDVKLTVL; from the coding sequence ATGCTGCAGCCAGACAAGATTCTGTATGAAGCCGAGGTAACGGCGACCGGCGGGCGCGACGGCAAGGCTGCGAGCGATGACGGGCTTCTCTCGGTGTCGCTGTCGTTGCCGAAATCACTGGGTGGGCCGGGCGGACCGGGGACCAATCCCGAGCAGCTCTTTGCCGCCGGATACGCCGCGTGTTTCCTAGGCGCGGTCAAACTTGTCGCACGCACAAGGAAGATCACGCCGTCTGCAGAGCCGACCGTCACCGCCAAAGTAGGCATGGGACCGGTCGCTGTAGGCTATGCGCTCACGGTCGAACTCAAGGTGCTGCTTCCCGGGCTGGAGAAATCCGTCGCCGAGGAAGTCGTGGCCGGCGCGCACGAACGCTGCCCCTATTCCAACGCAACGCGCGGCAATATCGACGTCAAGTTGACTGTACTCTGA
- a CDS encoding aspartate/glutamate racemase family protein, whose translation MRIFWQSFVDQATSAPYMARLAAYLNEIAAPGTSVHVEGITPADRDFGRLSEFRCAIQAVDNGLAAQESGFDAYVMGHFQDPGLYELRSALTIPVVGTGEATLLAASQLGRRLGLVTLDSAFEVWHYEQADRYGLSGRVVHVTGMGCRPEDFSAAFAGDAAAKVRMLSDFTACAQPLVDRGADVIIPAGVLPGLLIASERGFKIGYAPVVNCAAVALKSAEMWVQLHRLNGTEPSRGPSFALANDRARQDFRATVARTHADKAKNR comes from the coding sequence GTGCGCATCTTCTGGCAGAGCTTCGTCGATCAGGCTACTAGCGCGCCCTACATGGCACGGCTTGCGGCCTATCTGAACGAGATCGCGGCGCCCGGCACCAGCGTCCACGTAGAGGGCATCACGCCCGCCGACCGCGACTTCGGCCGCTTGAGCGAATTCCGTTGTGCCATTCAGGCGGTCGACAACGGACTCGCAGCGCAGGAGAGCGGCTTCGACGCCTACGTCATGGGCCACTTCCAGGATCCGGGATTGTACGAACTGCGTTCGGCGCTGACTATCCCGGTGGTCGGCACCGGCGAAGCCACGCTGCTGGCGGCCTCGCAACTCGGCCGTCGGCTCGGCCTTGTCACGCTCGATTCAGCTTTCGAAGTTTGGCATTACGAGCAGGCCGATCGCTACGGACTTTCCGGCCGTGTGGTGCATGTCACCGGCATGGGCTGCCGTCCCGAAGATTTCAGCGCCGCGTTTGCAGGCGATGCGGCGGCGAAGGTACGCATGCTGAGCGACTTTACGGCCTGCGCCCAGCCGCTGGTCGATCGCGGCGCCGACGTCATCATTCCGGCCGGCGTGTTGCCCGGTCTACTGATTGCGAGCGAGCGTGGTTTCAAGATCGGCTATGCGCCCGTGGTGAACTGCGCGGCGGTGGCGCTGAAGAGCGCCGAGATGTGGGTGCAACTGCACCGCCTCAACGGCACCGAGCCGAGCCGGGGGCCCAGCTTCGCGTTGGCCAATGACCGTGCCCGCCAGGATTTCCGCGCGACGGTAGCGCGTACGCACGCCGACAAAGCAAAGAACCGGTAA
- a CDS encoding thiolase family protein, translating into MQNSIRTPYDRVVMAVPVTIPYVRYSIESAQWWIGRALKALVDGAGITPRDIDGFCVSSFTAGLDSGIGLTQHFGLCVRWIDTIPLGGASAIAALRRAARAVQAGDARIVACVAGDTNHVDSFRSTLENFSRFNQDAVYPYGAGGANASFALIARNYMRTFGAKREDFGKIAVAQRSNALRNPNALMKAPLTIEQYMSARPIADPIHLFDCVMPCAGAEAFLVMDEDVAASLNLPAAKILSTIERHNAFGDDPVQVRGGWAMDIDELYAMAGVKPDDLDFVETYDDYPVISMMQFEDLGFCRKGEGPDFVRQHDLTIDGTFPHNTSGGQLSVGQAGAGGAYLGVVEALRQVLGQAGPTQVRDARVGLASGFGMINYDRGLASGAAILAGPGS; encoded by the coding sequence ATGCAAAACTCCATCCGAACACCTTATGATCGGGTCGTGATGGCGGTTCCGGTGACGATACCCTACGTGCGCTACTCGATCGAGAGCGCGCAGTGGTGGATCGGCCGCGCGCTGAAGGCGCTGGTTGACGGCGCCGGCATCACGCCGCGCGACATCGATGGTTTCTGCGTTTCGAGTTTTACGGCGGGGCTCGATAGCGGGATCGGGCTCACCCAGCATTTCGGCTTGTGCGTGCGATGGATCGACACCATTCCGCTAGGCGGCGCGAGCGCGATCGCGGCGCTCCGCCGCGCCGCGCGGGCGGTGCAGGCCGGCGACGCGCGCATCGTGGCTTGCGTGGCTGGAGATACCAACCACGTCGATTCCTTCCGCTCCACGCTGGAAAATTTCTCGCGCTTCAACCAGGACGCCGTCTATCCCTATGGCGCGGGCGGCGCCAATGCGAGCTTTGCGTTGATCGCGCGCAACTACATGCGAACGTTCGGCGCCAAGCGCGAGGATTTCGGCAAAATCGCCGTCGCCCAGCGCAGCAATGCGCTCCGCAATCCCAACGCCCTGATGAAAGCGCCGCTGACCATCGAGCAATACATGTCGGCGCGGCCGATCGCCGATCCGATCCATTTGTTCGACTGCGTTATGCCGTGCGCCGGTGCGGAGGCGTTTCTCGTGATGGACGAGGATGTCGCCGCGTCCCTCAACCTGCCCGCCGCCAAAATTCTTAGCACGATCGAGCGCCACAATGCATTCGGCGACGACCCCGTTCAGGTGCGTGGCGGATGGGCGATGGATATCGATGAGCTCTACGCGATGGCCGGCGTCAAGCCGGATGATCTCGATTTCGTCGAGACCTACGACGATTATCCGGTGATCTCGATGATGCAATTCGAGGACCTCGGCTTCTGCCGGAAGGGCGAAGGGCCCGATTTCGTTCGGCAGCACGATCTCACGATCGACGGCACCTTCCCGCACAACACCTCCGGTGGCCAGTTATCGGTCGGGCAGGCCGGTGCGGGAGGCGCCTATCTCGGCGTGGTCGAGGCCCTGCGCCAGGTTCTTGGGCAAGCCGGTCCGACGCAGGTTAGGGATGCACGTGTCGGGTTGGCTTCGGGTTTTGGAATGATCAACTATGATCGTGGCCTTGCTTCGGGAGCGGCGATTCTCGCGGGACCGGGCTCATGA